The Magnolia sinica isolate HGM2019 chromosome 9, MsV1, whole genome shotgun sequence genome contains a region encoding:
- the LOC131256115 gene encoding nicotianamine synthase-like: protein MASLHQPIFESHMAFDVLIANVAKIHASISKLESLRPSKHVNALFTQLVKLCTLPSSINVQNLPPDMQRMRQSLIGLCGRAEGLLELEFSTLITKIPRPLDHLNLFPYYTNYVKLAGLEYGILSENGVLQPKRVAFVGSGPMPLTSIIMAIHHMKTTRFDNYDIDESANNLARRILATDDELAKRMEFKTSDVMDVREELGEFDCIFLAALVGMTKEEKVKVVGHLRKYMKGGGILLVRSANGARGFLYPIVEKDDLHGFEILSIFHPTDEVINSVVLARKPIA from the coding sequence ATGGCTTCTCTTCATCAACCAATCTTCGAAAGTCACATGGCGTTTGATGTCCTGATTGCCAACGTGGCAAAAATCCATGCAAGCATCAGTAAGCTAGAGTCCTTAAGGCCTTCCAAGCATGTCAATGCCCTCTTCACTCAGCTTGTCAAGCTATGCACCCTCCCATCTTCCATCAATGTCCAAAACCTACCACCCGACATGCAACGCATGCGCCAGAGCTTGATAGGCCTCTGTGGGCGAGCTGAAGGCCTTCTCGAGCTTGAATTCTCCACtttaattaccaaaataccccgcCCTTTAGACCACCTAAACCTCTTCCCCTACTACACTAACTACGTCAAGCTCGCCGGACTAGAGTATGGGATCCTCTCTGAAAATGGAGTGCTGCAACCTAAAAGGGTGGCATTCGTGGGGTCCGGTCCCATGCCGCTAACTTCCATTATCATGGCGAtccaccacatgaaaacaacgcGCTTCGACAACTACGACATCGATGAATCGGCAAACAACCTAGCCCGCCGGATTCTCGCAACGGATGATGAACTAGCAAAGAGGATGGAGTTCAAGACAAGTGATGTGATGGATGTGAGGGAGGAGCTAGGAGAATTTGATTGCATTTTCTTGGCAGCTCTGGTGGGGATGACTAAGGAAGAGAAGGTGAAGGTGGTGGGCCACCTAAGGAAGTATATGAAGGGTGGAGGTATTTTGCTAGTGAGGAGTGCAAATGGAGCTAGAGGATTTTTGTACCCCATTGTAGAAAAGGATGACTTGCATGGGTTTGAGATTCTGTCCATCTTCCATCCTACAGATGAAGTTATAAACTCAGTTGTACTTGCACGCAAGCCCATCGCATAA
- the LOC131256116 gene encoding nicotianamine synthase-like, with product MCPYDHTNTLKDTQSMASLHQPIFESHMAFDVLIANVAKIHASISKLESLRPSKHVNSLFTHLVKLCTLPSSINVQNLPPDMQRMRQSLIGLCGRAEGLLELEFATLITKIPQPLDHLNLFPYYSNYIKLAGLEYQILSENGVVQPKRVAFVGSGPMPLTSIIMAIHHMKTTCFDNYDIDESANNLARRIVATDDELAKRMEFKTSDVMDVKEELRTFDCIFLAALVGMSKEEKVKVVAHLRNYMKGGGILLVRSANGARGFLYPIVEEDDLHGFEILSIFHPTNEVINSVVLARKPIV from the coding sequence ATGTGCCCATATGACCATACAAACACACTCAAAGACACCCAATCAATGGCTTCTCTCCATCAACCAATCTTCGAAAGTCACATGGCGTTTGATGTCCTGATTGCCAACGTGGCGAAAATCCATGCAAGCATCAGTAAGCTAGAGTCCTTAAGGCCTTCCAAGCATGTCAATAGCCTCTTCACTCATCTTGTCAAGCTATGCACCCTCCCATCTTCCATTAATGTCCAAAACCTACCACCCGACATGCAACGCATGCGCCAGAGCTTGATAGGCCTCTGTGGGCGTGCTGAGGGCCTTCTTGAGCTTGAATTCGCTACtttaattaccaaaataccccaaccATTAGACCATCTAAACCTTTTCCCCTACTACAGTAACTACATCAAGCTCGCTGGCCTTGAGTACCAGATCCTCTCTGAAAATGGAGTGGTGCAACCTAAAAGGGTGGCATTCGTGGGGTCTGGTCCCATGCCGCTAACTTCCATTATCATGGCCAtccaccacatgaaaacaacgtGCTTCGACAACTACGACATCGATGAGTCAGCGAACAACCTAGCCCGCCGGATCGTCGCGACGGATGATGAACTAGCAAAGAGGATGGAGTTCAAGACAAGTGATGTGATGGATGTGAAGGAGGAGCTAAGAACATTTGATTGCATTTTCTTGGCAGCTCTGGTAGGGATGAGTAAGGAAGAGAAGGTgaaagtggtggcccacctaaggaatTATATGAAGGGTGGAGGTATTTTGCTAGTGAGGAGTGCAAATGGAGCTAGAGGATTTTTGTATCCCATTGTAGAAGAGGATGACTTGCATGGGTTTGAGATTCTGTCCATCTTCCATCCTACAAATGAAGTTATAAACTCCGTTGTACTTGCACGCAAGCCCATCGTATAA